A region from the Burkholderiales bacterium genome encodes:
- a CDS encoding altronate dehydratase family protein produces MIEIHEKPAAGSAIRLHDNDNVVIARTDLPIGAKLESEGLTLKSQVQAGHKIAARPISKGEPILKYNVTIGFAAQDIAPGTFVHSHNMEFREFDRDYAHASEYKPVDMIPEAERASFMGIVRDNGQVGTRNYIGVLSSVNCSATVVNKIAEYFTQERLAEYPNIDGVVAFAHGTGCGMEMTGEPMDLLRRTMAGYATHANIAGALIVGLGCERNQIKGLMQEQKLEVSDRLQTLVMQEVGGTRKTIEAGIEAVKAMLPAANRVTRTRVPASHITVGLQCGGSDGFSAITANPALGAAVDLLVRHGGTGILSETPEIYGVEHTLTRRARSREVGEKLIERIRWWKDEYTPGRDAQINGRVSPGNQHGGLANIFEKSLGSSMKGGTGPLMEVYRYAEPVRQKGFVFMDTPGFDPCSATGQIAGGANLVAFTTGRGSCYGAKPVPSIKLATNTPMFLRMEEDMDVNCGTILDGTSTVQEMGRIIFEYLLAVASGEPSKSELLGLGDHEFVPWNIGIVS; encoded by the coding sequence ATGATCGAAATCCACGAGAAACCCGCCGCCGGCTCGGCCATCCGCCTTCACGACAACGACAACGTCGTCATCGCGCGCACCGACCTGCCGATCGGCGCGAAGCTGGAGAGCGAAGGCCTGACACTGAAGAGTCAGGTGCAGGCCGGTCACAAGATCGCCGCACGCCCGATCAGCAAGGGCGAGCCCATCCTCAAATACAACGTGACCATCGGCTTCGCCGCGCAGGACATCGCGCCGGGGACGTTCGTGCACTCGCACAACATGGAGTTCCGCGAGTTCGATCGCGACTACGCCCACGCGTCCGAATACAAGCCGGTCGACATGATTCCCGAAGCGGAGCGCGCGAGCTTCATGGGCATCGTGCGCGACAACGGCCAGGTCGGCACGCGCAACTACATCGGCGTGCTCTCCAGCGTGAACTGCTCGGCGACGGTGGTGAACAAGATCGCCGAATACTTCACCCAAGAGCGCCTCGCGGAGTATCCGAACATCGACGGTGTGGTCGCGTTCGCGCACGGCACCGGCTGCGGCATGGAGATGACCGGCGAGCCGATGGACCTGCTCCGGCGCACGATGGCCGGCTACGCGACGCACGCGAACATCGCCGGCGCGCTCATCGTCGGCCTCGGCTGCGAGCGCAACCAGATCAAGGGTCTCATGCAGGAGCAGAAGCTCGAAGTGAGCGATCGGCTGCAGACCCTCGTCATGCAGGAAGTCGGCGGCACGCGAAAGACGATCGAAGCGGGCATCGAAGCGGTGAAAGCGATGCTGCCGGCGGCGAACCGCGTCACGCGCACGCGCGTGCCGGCGAGCCACATCACCGTGGGCCTGCAGTGCGGCGGCTCGGACGGTTTCTCGGCGATCACCGCGAATCCGGCGCTCGGCGCCGCGGTCGATCTGCTGGTGCGTCACGGCGGCACCGGCATCCTTTCCGAGACCCCCGAGATCTACGGCGTCGAGCACACGCTCACGCGCCGCGCGCGCTCGCGCGAAGTCGGCGAGAAGCTGATCGAGCGTATCCGCTGGTGGAAGGACGAATACACGCCCGGCCGCGACGCTCAGATCAACGGCCGCGTCTCGCCCGGCAACCAGCACGGCGGTCTCGCCAACATCTTCGAGAAGTCGCTGGGCTCGTCGATGAAAGGCGGCACCGGCCCGCTGATGGAGGTGTATCGGTACGCCGAGCCGGTGCGGCAGAAAGGCTTCGTCTTCATGGACACGCCCGGCTTCGACCCGTGCTCCGCCACCGGCCAGATCGCCGGCGGTGCGAATCTCGTCGCTTTCACCACCGGCCGCGGCTCGTGCTACGGCGCGAAGCCCGTGCCGTCCATCAAGCTCGCGACCAACACGCCGATGTTCCTGCGCATGGAAGAGGACATGGACGTGAACTGCGGCACCATCCTCGACGGCACGTCGACGGTGCAGGAGATGGGCCGCATCATCTTCGAGTACCTGCTCGCGGTCGCGTCGGGCGAGCCTTCCAAGTCCGAGCTCCTGGGGCTGGGAGACCACGAGTTTGTCCCCTGGAATATCGGCATCGTGAGTTAA